Proteins found in one Plasmodium knowlesi strain H genome assembly, chromosome: 12 genomic segment:
- a CDS encoding zinc finger protein, putative, with protein MDEEILNKYAKNSNINIIPYSNFFVAHKRNALGEEYLSRDNVGHVKKRAKISLYDNFEFLKKQRLSENDICIDHFKDMDKYINHVKELRSIYNFLFSDNLTNEHDILYVNRKFCTIQCNEIIDRNIFFENSAEKCSNNGLYNFAKSGVNVSGGALIRKKGVGEMEAHGVSAGGKNVDWTRSSLIICPQGGKSIRTANANVNANVNVNVRRDDSIDNYHMGGEEKFGNGPEGRNRIPAFGKRILNSVSNQILYIDDLSPYDILLLVSLVTQLQNEQKENEKEEKNLEVLANIDEFQVNSHSLKEIFRSYFKEKSFQCFMCGLRFSSSVEKLNHLENHYEKNKYYTSGGIEKPGANRNRKKIIYLDHMSISIEFFICKEYSIFEDVYENIVTKNCNSFNYNAKWEADRKTTIHVEKRNYEGVNDSALSKSAKRENDGTNYGANFASRTIGLMDDEGVGDVGNATGGDFNMVYHAGKANSLAHSKREPPPETLAFYISSAGEKLKEGEDAPFDQNVQDVFHFGKGSNEMDNFFWAKGNNQGQNKKNEKKKKKLQNVENDDDDDSSSDNDNDNKNNNNNDSDNDGEINFFNFIYGNQNTHDVSLCNYYTVSDDNNVHINYIDGEIMFKNILKCLEIKDIRNYVFPSWIPRRSIRNFLVRPVTEMYGHQVTSTNSFPNLAVAKGMGNLFMNKYSPEDASFVDKLAVHSNVWNLCTRGEFYLSKQLVPMNVFFSLSMIGGRDGKRGETTNRRKYEQGFFFDHALDGKADTMRGEFQMEKANWGGAPLQDISIKISEELGEEPVEGKSKQIDGLSNKVHLSKDIREGGNTKRLEKIDYSMDDFSVYPYSRHNVGCEHEDDVEQMIMRSFLYMFDEKYFAQTKALKETFLFYLRSNYLEMSHQLNKHVNLNDIEEKLYSYIQNNFTQKMPIFDTNNYQPNECFLCKEKLHFDYSYEYNDLYYTDTVAVDLNNLLENEEDKDPTNTYNFNFNAKKIDELSDKCIYNDPSFDILDNGIREAEIFFQKMQNGDTCSGNGVSQQEEEKNTTCDNHLGGKHKKVHSSLHMNDLLENVKKIIGENCVLKRTIIESALKYNCQIKNIRRGKKKKKKDDHIHHYNNLFKSFCIPYETVSILQDIQKENKNRSNVNVNNVSQYDINHEYANDEIDDFVNYFENATQQVTNSVLENIYSGKKMDKHIFTHMTNCYINDDNEKKDSFTHIYFPSRNYLYTNFTYFHHQCFKNYVQYFIFPYYFLTKLDDHLFKKIVISSVKQFFKAYHRICKFGTCGVKHAGENHPCEKKRPTPKASKRQRRRHF; from the coding sequence ATGGACGAAGAAATATTAAACAAGTACGCAAAAAATAGCAACATAAATATCATCCCCTATAGTAACTTCTTCGTGGCACATAAGAGAAATGCTCTGGGGGAAGAGTACCTCAGTAGGGACAATGTCGGTCATGTGAAGAAGCGAGCTAAAATATCACTATATGATAATTTTGAATTTCTGAAAAAGCAAAGGTTAAGTGAAAATGACATCTGCATAGACCACTTTAAGGACATGGACAAGTATATCAATCATGTAAAGGAGTTAAGAagtatttataattttctcttcAGTGATAATTTAACCAACGAGCATGATATTTTGTACGTGAACAGAAAATTTTGTACCATTCAATGCAATGAAATAATCGATAGAAACATATTCTTTGAGAATTCTGCGGAGAAGTGTAGTAATAATGGGTTATACAATTTTGCCAAAAGTGGAGTGAATGTCTCCGGGGGTGCGCtcataaggaaaaagggggtggGTGAAATGGAAGCGCATGGAGTATCcgcggggggaaaaaatgtagattGGACAAGAAGTAGCTTGATCATATGCCcccaaggggggaaaagcaTTCGCACCGCTAACGCTAACGTGAACGCTAATGTTAATGTTAATGTTAGGCGTGATGACAGCATTGATAATTACCACATGGGGGGTGAGGAAAAGTTTGGAAATGGTcctgaaggaaggaatagaattCCCGCCTTCGGAAAAAGAATACTTAATAGCGTCTCGAACCAAATATTGTACATCGATGATCTATCCCCCTATGACATTCTGCTCTTAGTGTCCTTAGTTACGCAGCtgcaaaatgaacagaaagaaaatgaaaaggaagaaaagaacttAGAAGTACTAGCGAACATTGATGAATTTCAAGTAAATTCACATTCGCTAAAAGAAATCTTTAGAAGCTATTTTAAGGAAAAGAGTTTTCAATGCTTCATGTGCGGATTACGATTCAGTTCAAGTGTAGAGAAGCTAAACCATTTGGAAAATCATTACGAGAAGAATAAATACTACACCAGCGGTGGGATAGAAAAACCAGGGGCCAataggaacagaaaaaaaattatatatttggATCACATGAGTATATCTATTGAGTTCTTTATCTGTAAGgaatattccatttttgagGATGTGTATGAAAATATAGTTACGAAAAATTGTAACTCATTTAATTATAATGCCAAGTGGGAGGCGGACCGAAAGACGACCATCCATGTGGAGAAGAGGAATTACGAAGGTGTGAATGATTCTGCTCTTTCGAAGAGTGCCAAGAGGGAGAATGACGGAACGAATTACGGAGCGAATTTTGCGTCCCGTACAATCGGTTTGATGGATGATGAGGGAGTTGGTGATGTTGGAAATGCCACTGGAGGAGATTTCAACATGGTGTACCATGCGGGGAAGGCAAACAGCCTTGCGCACAGTAAAAGAGAACCCCCCCCTGAAACGCTCGCTTTTTATATATCCTCTGCGGGGGAAAAgttgaaggaaggagaagacgCCCCGTTCGACCAAAACGTACAAGATGtattccattttggaaaaggGTCCAACGAAATGGATAACTTCTTTTGGGCAAAGGGAAACAACCAAGgacagaataaaaaaaatgagaaaaaaaaaaagaaattgcaaaatgtagaaaatgatgatgatgatgattcTTCCTCAGATAATGACAACGAcaacaagaacaacaataacaatgACAGCGACAATGACGGAgagataaatttttttaattttatttatggaAATCAAAATACGCATGATGTGAGTCTGTGCAATTATTACACCGTGAGTGATGATAACAATGTTCATATAAATTACATCGATGGAGAAATCATgtttaaaaacattttaaaatgctTAGAGATAAAAGATATTCGCAATTATGTTTTCCCCTCCTGGATACCGCGTAGGAGCATAAGGAATTTTTTAGTCAGACCCGTTACTGAAATGTATGGGCATCAGGTAACTAGTACTAACTCATTTCCCAATTTGGCAGTCGCCAAAGGAATGGGCAAtctttttatgaacaagtaCTCCCCGGAAGATGCTTCGTTTGTGGACAAACTAGCTGTACACAGTAACGTGTGGAATTTGTGCACAAGAGGAGAGTTCTACCTAAGTAAACAGCTTGTTCCGatgaacgtttttttttccttgtctaTGATTGGCGGTCGGGATGGTAAACGGGGTGAAACTACCAACCGACGTAAATACGAACAAGGGTTTTTTTTCGATCACGCGTTAGATGGGAAGGCGGATACAATGCGAGGAGAGTTCCAAATGGAGAAGGCCAATTGGGGAGGAGCCCCTCTTCAGGACATCAGCATAAAAATCAGTGAGGAGTTGGGGGAAGAACCCGTCGAGGGAAAGTCCAAACAAATAGATGGACTCAGTAATAAAGTTCACCTTTCCAAAGATATCagggaaggaggaaacaCGAAGAGATTGGAAAAGATAGACTACTCTATGGACGATTTTTCGGTCTACCCCTATAGCAGACATAACGTAGGATGTGAACACGAGGACGATGTAGAACAGATGATAATGCGTTCCTTCCTGTACATGTTTGACGAGAAGTACTTTGCACAAACCAAGGCCTTGAAGGAGACGTTTCTCTTCTATCTGAGGAGTAACTATTTGGAAATGAGCCATCAGTTGAATAAGCACGTAAACTTGAACGATATAGAAGAGAAACTATATAGTTatatacaaaataattttacaCAGAAAATGCCTATATTCGACACAAATAATTATCAACCGAATGAATGTTTTCTGTGTAAAGAAAAACTTCACTTCGATTATTCATATGAATACAATGACTTATACTATACGGATACTGTCGCTGTGGACTTGAATAATCTGCTCGAAAATGAGGAGGATAAGGACCCAACGAACACGTACAACTTCAATTTCAATGCCAAGAAGATTGACGAACTCAGCGATAAATGCATTTATAATGATCCAAGTTTTGACATATTGGATAACGGAATTAGAGAagcagaaattttttttcaaaaaatgcaaaatggagATACATGTTCGGGCAACGGAGTAAGCcaacaggaggaagaaaaaaataccacaTGTGATAACCACCTTGGGGGAAAGCACAAAAAGGTTCACAGTTCTTTGCACATGAATGATCTGctggaaaatgtaaaaaaaataattggtGAAAATTGTGTACTGAAAAGAACCATCATAGAGTCAGCTTTAAAATATAATtgccaaataaaaaatatcaggaggggaaaaaaaaaaaaaaaaaaagatgatcACATTCACCATTacaataatttatttaaaagttTCTGCATTCCGTACGAAACTGTAAGCATTCTCCAGGatatacaaaaagaaaataaaaacaggaGCAATGTTAACGTTAATAATGTCTCTCAATATGATATTAACCATGAATATGCAAATGACGAAATTGATGATTTTgttaattattttgaaaatgctACACAACAAGTCACCAATTCAGTGTTGGAAAATATCTACAgtggtaaaaaaatggataaacatatttttacacacaTGACAAATTGTTATATAAATGacgataatgaaaaaaaggatagtTTTACTCATATTTATTTCCCGTCCAGGAATTATTTGTACACAAACTTCAcatattttcatcatcagtgttttaaaaattatgtgcagtattttatttttccatattattttttgacAAAGTTGGATGATCAcctttttaagaaaattgtCATATCCTCTGTGAAGCAATTTTTCAAGGCGTATCATCGTATTTGTAAGTTTGGCACTTGTGGGGTGAAACACGCCGGGGAAAACCATCCCTGTGAGAAGAAAAGACCAACTCCTAAGGCGAGCAAGCGCCAACGGAGGAGGCACTTTTAA
- a CDS encoding spindle assembly abnormal protein 4, putative, with the protein MKKRNEETHGENKMKKRNEEFDDYYDVYEENWTNDTFEELEYTQSLEKNIKKKLSKEESKQSIFFCTHDNTKMSNVQEEQLNRSDFNLINELETSKDEKEELDLNFGRLSEGESPQGNGPGGGLGLSVDQMDDYHSRGQTYDHHSGDQADDHISDKIGESRKTDQELFLFKDIYEELEKGPNGDKDSSHPYDDNFFKENNDIGYLDKLEFTSSNNESDNAEGHSGNLFHMDKSSMEMWQGINSNGTESYGNGLDCLNHGRYSDYANGDDINFSNELDSSPQRNAVFLHSGYSICEDNKVASPNGKASHMYHSNRSRGCSVMKSRTGDYEGKLDVQTDSPSSSFFKEQMGIGESEGGSKDMGYFKRGGNASGGNGENAVGLSNGDFPEEMNSLYSNRSQKGVGKFSFQSRDSHASVDNVHSGNDIKRSDASWGEKKGYDISMSSSNFNREESLHSSHDYKLSKASSKLSLSKLNDSAKKIRRVVLRSSDNDVNADSLEVNSKSSVKGYCSHGESKPEGVNKTGNRTFSVRDKRTERTENKAARKIIPTRKDRDGTSGIMTKNLKLKNGNKKKEGRWKKEEKNPQEGTNLEGFQKRRINSGHSGKTSNSLSSPKKINRVYSSNELSIREGSVHSTSDSNSLFVDKKRTKGRKNTTDPCNSNDSTDICVDLNDEESWDDTDKATDKKGSTKKKGIVAILKDRYKKEKKKKKGEAEEGITERRLRSIDKGNKKKDVTLNYEELTEQSKSDQLNMLGKELNNQINKLEVEQDKVKKLEYELIAKSAEIELEREEMRNKMEEEKKKMIKNLEEERKKWNKEKKRIESEVDKQRSIIMSKRKLTNEVAMFKNKIKELEEKLTTEKKQHKISVEKLRKEIENLKIENEKLKTELKISDEYRSKLENYQQKTIMKLATNVIQEKMVKNADGKRLPHFSHSSGSSTTVKSNTKGESGRGKSGMVESGMVESGMVESGMVESGIAESESDSLYQPTRSDDKIYHTNALRERGPSVVPSKEVKGKNKIKLNDLFVQKNDMKIRHSVVKDDASIDKNLEKMKLLIQKNRNAEKRDKVYNEEDSISHTTNEHDKIFRKYFFDQSSKINDKLSYNSGFTKEEEEKGDPHEQLRKASLLTNYTKQDNQNGRDEKERNEGFPLGRVHGDTPMGDSAERLTNELGIHSKGDKASMVERNGKETIPNNGSKDGTSRNIPTTDNTAHRRYGMGEPSSLNTPTGELKRNNTIKRNNTIKLNNTIKRNNNEGNGSINHLNPFGKNWDFIINFNFDELFNTCENVIESIFSSTKKMKYRQAFVDGKVETLFEDGLRIIEKNRNKKIVDPNNLTIYLYPSKDYRAQLPNSYTLFRFVNKGIYQVNIPNKCQLNKFPNGQIDCKYTDGHTQILFCDGRRKEILPNREEYAILRNGTIKKLS; encoded by the exons atgaaaaagcgCAATGAAGAAACAcatggggaaaataaaatgaaaaaacgcAATGAAGAGTTCGACGACTATTACGATGTGTATGAGGAGAACTGGACAAACGACACATTCGAGGAACTAGAATATACACAGAgcctggaaaaaaatataaaaaaaaaattaagtaaaGAAGAGTCAAAACAAAGTATATTTTTCTGCACACATGATAATACTAAAATGAGTAATGTGCAAGAAGAGCAACTAAATAGGAGCGATTTTAATTTAATCAATGAGTTAGAAACTTCCAAGGATGAGAAGGAGGAACTGGATTTAAATTTTGGCAGACTAAGCGAGGGGGAATCTCCCCAGGGAAATGGCCCAGGAGGTGGGTTAGGTCTATCAGTCGACCAAATGGATGATTACCATTCTAGGGGCCAAACGTATGACCATCACTCCGGAGACCAAGCGGATGACCACATCAGTGACAAAATAGGAGAAAGCAGAAAAACAGATCAGgaactatttttatttaaagaCATTTACGAAGAGTTGGAAAAAGGCCCGAACGGTGATAAGGACAGCAGTCACCCATatgatgataattttttcaaagaaaATAACGACATAGGATATTTGGATAAATTAGAATTCACTAGCAGTAACAACGAATCAGATAATGCAGAAGGTCACTCCGGGAATTTATTCCATATGGATAAATCATCCATGGAAATGTGGCAAGGAATAAATAGCAACGGTACGGAAAGTTACGGGAATGGCCTAGATTGCCTCAACCATGGTCGCTATAGCGACTACGCCAATGGAGATGACATCAATTTTTCCAACGAATTGGATAGTAGTCCACAGAGGAACGCAGTGTTTCTCCATAGTGGGTATAGCATATGTGAGGACAACAAAGTAGCTTCCCCGAATGGAAAAGCTAGTCACATGTATCATAGTAACAGGAGTAGAGGTTGCTCTGTCATGAAGAGTCGGACTGGAGACTATGAGGGGAAGTTAGACGTTCAGACGGATAGcccctcctcttccttctttaaggAGCAAATGGGAATAGGAGAATCGGAAGGGGGTAGTAAAGACATGGGTTATTTCAAAAGGGGTGGTAATGCATCAGGAGGGAATGGGGAAAACGCAGTGGGTCTCTCAAATGGTGATTTTCCAGAAGAAATGAACTCACTTTATAGTAATAGAAGCCAAAAAGGTGTCGGAAAATTTTCGTTCCAAAGTAGAGACTCGCACGCTAGCGTAGACAATGTGCACTCTGGGAACGATATTAAACGAAGTGATGCCTcttggggggaaaagaagggtTATGACATCAGCATGAGCAGTAGCAACTTTAACCGAGAGGAATCTTTACACAGCTCCCACGACTATAAACTCTCCAAAGCGAGTAGCAAATTAAGTTTAAGTAAGCTTAATGACAGTgctaaaaaaataagaagagtTGTTTTGCGAAGTAGTGACAATGACGTTAACGCCGATTCGTTGGAGGTGAATTCGAAGAGCAGCGTGAAGGGTTACTGCTCCCACGGTGAAAGCAAACCTGAAGGAGTCAATAAAACAGGTAATCGCACCTTTTCCGTGAGGGATAAACGCACCGAGCGTACTGAGAATAAAGCAGCTAGGAAAATAATCCCCACAAGAAAAGACCGTGACGGTACTTCAGGAATTATgacaaaaaatttgaaactaaaaaacggaaataagaaaaaagagggaagatggaaaaaggaagagaagaaccCTCAAGAAGGCACCAACCTTGAGGGTTTTCAAAAAAGACGCATCAATAGCGGTCATAGCGGGAAAACATCGAACAGTTTATCTTCACCTAAAAAGATTAATCGTGTGTATTCTTCAAACGAGTTAAGCATAAGGGAAGGTTCTGTTCATAGTACCTCAGATAGcaattccctttttgtcGATAAGAAAAGAactaagggaaggaaaaataccaCTGACCCATGCAACAGCAATGACAGTACGGATATCTGCGTCGACTTGAATGATGAAGAATCGTGGGACGACACGGATAAGGCAACCGACAAAAAAGGGAGcacaaagaagaaaggaatcgTAGCGATTCTAAAGGATAGgtacaaaaaagagaagaagaaaaagaaaggagaagcaGAGGAAGGTATTACGGAAAGAAGGCTCCGATCTATCGATAAAggtaataagaaaaaagatgtTACGCTTAATTATGAGGAGCTTACTGAACAAAGCAAAAGTGATCAACTGAACATGTTAGGAAAGGAACTGAACAACCAAATAAACAAACTAGAAGTGGAACAAGATAAAGTTAAGAAATTAGAATATGAGCTCATTGCTAAAAGTGCAGAAATAGAACTTGAGAGAGAAGAAATgagaaacaaaatggaagaggagaaaaaaaaaatgataaaaaatttagaagaggaaagaaaaaagtggaacaaagaaaaaaaaagaatagaaagTGAAGTAGACAAGCAGAGGAGCATCATAATGAGCAAAAGAAAACTAACCAACGAAGTAGCAAtgttcaaaaataaaataaaagaactgGAAGAAAAGCTGACAACGGAAAAGAAACAGCACAAAATAAGTGTTGAGAAATTGAGAAAGGAGatcgaaaatttaaaaattgaaaatgaaaaactcaAAACGGAGTTAAAAATTTCCGACGAATATAGAAGTAAGCTAGAAAATTACCAACAGAAAACTATCATGAAGTTAGCGACGAATGTGATTCAGGAGAAGATGGTAAAAAATGCCGATGGAAAAAGATTGCCTCATTTTTCGCACTCCTCAGGAAGTTCCACCACGGTGAAGAGTAAtacaaagggggaaagtggaaggggaaaaagtggTATGGTGGAAAGTGGCATGGTAGAAAGTGGCATGGTAGAAAGTGGCATGGTAGAAAGTGGCATAGCGGAAAGCGAATCGGATTCATTATATCAACCCACCAGAAGCGATGACAAAATATATCACACAAATGCACTACGGGAAAGGGGCCCCTCTGTAGTGCCTTCCAAAGAggtaaaggggaaaaacaaaattaagcTTAACGATTTATTTGTGCAGAAGAATGACATGAAGATTAGGCATAGCGTTGTAAAGGATGATGCGTCTATAGataaaaatttagaaaagaTGAAACTCCTAATacagaaaaatagaaatgcCGAAAAGAGGGACAAGGTATACAACGAGGAAGACAGCATTAGCCATACTACCAATGAAcatgataaaatttttagaaaatattttttcgaccagtcaagcaaaataaatgacAAATTATCTTACAATAGTGGATTTacaaaggaagaggaagagaaaggggACCCACACGAACAGCTCAGGAAGGCCTCCTTGCTAACGAACTACACCAAGCAGGATAATCAAAATGGGAGAgatgaaaaggaacgaaatgaAGGGTTCCCACTGGGAAGAGTTCATGGCGATACACCAATGGGCGATTCAGCGGAAAG GTTGACAAACGAGTTGGGAATTCATTCGAAGGGTGATAAGGCATCCATGGtagaaagaaatggaaaggagACCATACCAAATAATGGATCAAAAGATGGCACAAGTAGAAATATCCCCACTACGGATAACACAGCGCATAGGCGTTATGGGATGGGAGAACCATCCTCTTTAAACACACCCACTGGTGAACTGAAAAGGAACAACACCATTAAACGAAACAACACCATTAAACTAAACAACACCATTAAACGAAACAACAACGAAGGCAACGGTAGCATTAACCACTTAAATCCTTTTGGCAAAAACTGGGACTTCATAATAAATTTCAATTTTGACGAATTATTTAACACCTGCGAAAATGTGATAGAATCGATATTCTCCTCCACGAAGAAGATGAAATATAGACAAGCATTTGTTGATGGAAAGGTGGAAACGTTATTTGAAGATGGCTTACGAATTATtgagaaaaacagaaacaaaaaaattgtggatCCCAACAATTTGACTATTTATTTGTACCCCAGTAAGGATTATCGTGCACAGTTGCCAAATTCGTACacg CTATTCCGCTTTGTAAACAAAGGCATATACCAAGTGAACATACCGAATAAGTGCCAACTGAATAA aTTTCCTAATGGCCAAATAGACTGCAAATATACCGATGGACACacacaaattttattctGCGATGGGCGAAGGAAGGAGATTCTACCTAACAGGGAGGAATATGCCATTCTGCGCAACG GTACGATAAAGAAGCTCAGTTAG
- a CDS encoding DNA-directed RNA polymerase III subunit RPC5, putative, which yields MNEDLKELSNYKYDEEESDGNSKTSVSEDDEEIEEEIDIYLNNINENNLNNINTYLIQYPLRPKYRPYNYTNNIQKIYTSKNYNKLKQIRGKCNTNEETYVFEYKLNEYMNMKEEEDCHESITIYRDSENDRNISRLISTSVICEYITNCVCLFQYNEIKKKKEIYMVPLKHIYQFKPWHDNIKLDMDVEGGKSKSNEPVQTNNIKENSEPGESKYPSETNQPVTAEHQWTSIVNIYEPDSLEAQEMLELFTNISKRNDILSCRADDDTGDSYNLGGEKSNITTKFNSSGLRENYNEEPLQIMFHNDGQMYLNHMCKNAKEDNTSHLPSDGNLNDRKFKDSSRHSNTLYKSEEDVSTNLNMLYFFSLSLDEQILKIMRLKNVQRFGEIQKIIKKNIDQDILLNTIQKYCVNILGLWVIKSKYLYKFLKGKEPKSDIEKEKIKKNMESFSYMDYKIRVRDLLLVIIFKQVEPILLKHVYNIKVGKKGLNDQRRRGEDDKRSDVDNNSNLYRNSDPDADSKKINSSTSILMENFEKATNLPNNALSEMFHPLCEYKYTGYFFKHKMDEEFVNKNTQLCLSINEKWKKKMVKIAKIIQTYKNSKIVINDYKLDIRTLEKNITDVLHNNCIPFDDIYNKIKKDAKNTNIDLPFFMKALNNIALQINNMWFLRIENQSEFNKCRNAVINIFQTNHNAVFSKNEIVKRVEMAIQSTLTIPDIYFRNILKEFCVQRNGVYFFKGNDSLREGEAARCG from the coding sequence atgaacgAAGACCTGAAGGAATTGAGTAACTACAAatatgatgaagaggagtcTGATGGGAATTCCAAAACCTCCGTCTCggaggatgatgaagaaattgaagaagaaatagatATTTACCTGAACAATATTAACGAAAATAACCTGAACAATATTAACACGTATCTTATCCAATACCCCCTGAGACCAAAATACAGACCATACAATTATACAAACAATATACAGAAAATATATACCTCTAAGAATTAtaacaaattaaaacaaataagAGGTAAATGCAATACGAATGAAGAAACATACGTTTTCGAATACAAACTGAATGAGTACATGAacatgaaggaggaggaagattgCCACGAATCGATTACTATTTATAGGGATTCAGAGAATGATAGGAATATAAGCAGACTAATCAGCACGAGTGTTATATGCGAATATATAACAAATTGCGTTTGCCTATTTCAATAtaatgaaataaagaagaagaaagaaatttacATGGTCCCTTTAAAACATATCTATCAGTTTAAACCATGGCATGATAACATAAAATTGGATATGGACgtggaaggggggaaaagcaaATCCAATGAACCTGTTCAGacaaataatataaaagaaaattctgaACCAGGGGAGAGTAAATACCCAAGTGAAACCAACCAACCAGTTACTGCGGAACATCAATGGACAAGCATTGTAAATATTTATGAACCAGATTCTCTGGAGGCTCAAGAAATGTTGGAACTCTTCACCAATATCAGCAAGAGAAATGATATTCTTAGTTGCAGGGCTGATGATGATACGGGAGATAGTTATAACCTTGGGGGAGAGAAAAGCAACATCACCACCAAATTTAACAGTAGCGGTTTAAGAGAAAATTATAATGAAGAACCCCTCCAAATAATGTTCCACAATGATGGACAGATGTACCTAAATCATATGTGTAAAAACGCCAAGGAAGACAACACCAGTCATTTGCCATCAGACGGAAATCTAAACGATCGTAAGTTCAAAGACAGCAGTAGACACAGTAACACTCTGTacaaaagtgaagaagacgTGAGTACCAATTTGAATATGCTGTATTTCTTTTCGCTAAGTCTGGATgagcaaattttaaaaataatgagaTTGAAAAATGTTCAGAGGTTTGGTGAAATtcagaaaattataaaaaaaaatatcgatCAGGATATTTTGCTAAACACTATCCAGAAATATTGTGTCAACATCCTAGGGTTATGGGTCATAAAATcgaaatatttatataaatttctaaaaggaaaggaaccgAAAAGTGATattgagaaggagaaaataaaaaaaaatatggaaagtTTCTCCTACATGGATTACAAAATAAGAGTTCGTGATTTATTACTGGTAATTATATTCAAGCAGGTGGAGCCCATTCTACTGAAGCATGTGTACAATATCAAGGTCGGGAAAAAGGGTCTTAATGATCAAAGGAGGAGAGGGGAAGATGATAAACGTAGCGATGTGGATAATAATAGCAACCTTTACAGAAACTCAGATCCTGATGCAGATTCCAAAAAAATCAATTCTTCTACATCTATCCTGATGGAAAACTTTGAAAAGGCCACCAATCTACCTAACAATGCACTTTCAGAAATGTTCCATCCTCTATGcgaatataaatatacaggCTACTTTTTCAAgcacaaaatggatgaagaaTTTGTAAATAAGAATACCCAGTTATGCCTATCGATTAatgaaaagtggaaaaagaaaatggtgaaaattgcgaaaattattcaaacttataaaaatagcaaaatagTAATTAATGATTACAAACTGGATATTAGGAcattggaaaaaaacatcacaGATGTGCTACATAATAATTGCATACCTTTTgatgatatatataataagATTAAAAAGGATGCGAAAAATACGAATATAGActtaccattttttatgaaggCGCTAAATAACATCGCCCTTCAAATTAACAATATGTGGTTTTTGCGAATAGAGAATCAGAGCGAGTTCAACAAATGCAGGAACGCTGttattaacatttttcaaaCGAACCATAATGCTGTTTtctcaaaaaatgaaatcgTGAAGCGTGTTGAAATGGCTATTCAATCCACCTTAACCATTCCTGATATTTATTTTAGGAACATCTTAAAAGAGTTCTGCGTTCAGAGGAATggggtgtatttttttaagggtAACGATTCGCTCCGCGAGGGTGAGGCGGCTCGCTGCGGCTGA